Genomic DNA from Streptomyces sp. NBC_01571:
TTCCGCTCCCCCCGGCGGCCGCCGTCCCCGGTTCCCCGCGCACCCTGAACGATCCCGTCCGAAAAAGCCCGGGCCGCCCTGAACACGAACCGGGCCGCCCTGAACGAACCGTCCCGACCGGCGTCCGGGGGACGGCAACCACCGTTCGGCGCACGGCACCCCGACACGAGTCGGGCCGGCCCACCGTCGGGCGGCCCCGGAGACCGGCGCAACGCGCCCTGCGGAGCGGGGCGCCCGGTGGGGCGCCCGACGGGAGACATCCCCGTCCAACCGCCGGATGCCTACGCCGACATGGGCCGTTGGACTCTGATCGACTGCAGCAGGCCCACCGCCACCCATACCGCGAACATCGATGAGCCGCCGTAGGAGACGAAGGGGAGGGGGAGGCCGGCGACCGGCATGATGCCGAGCGTCATGCCGATGTTCTCGAAGGCCTGGAAGGCGAACCAGGCGATGATGCCTGCGGCGACGATCGTGCCGTACAGCTCGGTGGTCTCGCGGGCGATGCGGCAGGCCCGCCACAGGACGACGCCCAGCAGGAACAGGATGAGGCCCGCGCCAACGAAGCCCAGTTCCTCGCCCGCGACCGTGAAGACGAAGTCCGTCTGCTGTTCGGGGACGAACTGGCCCGTCGTCTGGGAGCCGTGCCCCAGGCCGGTGCCGAAGAGGCCGCCGGAGCCGATGGCGATCCGCGCCTGGTTGGTGTTGTAGCCGACGCCTGCCGGGTCGAGGTCGGGGTTGGCGAAGGCGGCGAAGCGGTTGATCTGGTACTCGTCGAGGATCTTGAGCTGCCAGATCGCCACCGCGCCCAGCGCGCCCGCCCCGAGCAGGCCGAACACCCAGCGGTTGGAGGCACCGGAGGCGAGCAGCACGCCGAGCACGATGATGACCGCGACCATGATCGTGCCGAGGTCGGGCATGAGCATGACGATCATCATCGGGACGGCCGCGAGGCCCAGTGCCTGCAGCACCGTGCGGTGGTCCGGGTACTGCTTGTCGCCCGCGTCCACCCGGGAGGCCAGCAGCATCGCCATGCCCAGGATGATCGTGATCTTGGTGAACTCGGCGGGCTGGAGCGAGAGACCGCCCGCGACGAGCCAGTTGCGCTGGCCGTTGATCGTCGCGCCGAGCGGGGTGAGCACCAGCAGGATCATGAAGACCGAGAGGCCGTACAGGATCGGGACCGCGGTGCGCAGGGTGCGGTGGCCGAGCCAGACCGTGCCGATCATCAGAGCGATGCCGATGCCGGTGTTCATGAGGTGGCGGATGAGGAAGTAGTACGGGTCGCCCTGGTTGATCTCGGTGCGGTTGCGGGTCGCCGAGTAGACGAGGGCCGAGCCGATCAGCGACAGCGCGACGGCCGAGAGCAGTATCGGCCAGTCGAGGCGGCGGGCCAGCGAGTCGCGGGCGAGGAGCCGCGACATTCCGCCGCGCTCGGGGCCGTACCCGGAGACGGAGAAGTTGTTCGCTCCGGTCATGTCAGGATCCTCGTCCTCCGCCGCTTCCGCGGGCGCTGCGCGCGCCTGCGGGTGTCGCGGTTGCTCGTATTCGGCGACGGCGTGGTGGCCCCGTCCTGGTTCTGGTCGGTGGTGTCGGAGGTGTCCTTCTTGTTGGCCTGCTGGTCCTTGGCCGGGTCCTTGGAGATCTCCGGGGAGTCGATCGAGCCGTCGGGCTGGATCTTGGGAAGGCTCTTCTGCGGGGTGGGGAGCAGGGCCTTCTTCTTGTCGACGGCACCGTCGGGCGAGACGCCGTACAGGGCGTTGTAGATGTTGCGGACGGCCTCACCGGAGGCTCCGGAACCCGTACCGGCCTGGGCGATCGTCATGACGATCGTGTAGTCCTTGGAGTAGGTGGCGAGCCAGGACGTCGTCTGCTTGCCGTAGACCTCGGCGGTACCGGTCTTGGCGTGCAGCGGGATCTTGTCCTGCGGCCAGCCACCGAATTTCCAGGCGGCCGTACCGCGGGTGACGACGCCCTCCAGGGCCGCGTTCATGCCCTTGAGCGTGGCCTTGCTGACCGGCAGTTTCCCGCGGACCTGGGGCTTGATCTCCTTGACGCTCCTGCCGTCGGCGCTGACGATCGCCTTGCCGATGGTGGGCGTGTGCACGGTGCCGCCGTTGGCGATCGCCCCGTAGATCATGGCTTCCTGGATCGGGGTGACGAGGGTGTCGCCCTGGCCGATGGAGTAGTTGATCGAGTCACCCTCGCGCATCTTGTTGCCTTCGAGGCAGTTCTCGTACGCGATCCGCTGGACGTAGTCGCCGTTCTTCTTGCCGGTCTTGCACCAGACGGCCTTGTTGGCCTTCCAGTAGTTCTGCTTCCACTGGCGGTCGGGGACGCGGCCCGTGACCTCGTTGGGCAGGTCGACGCCGGTCTCCTTGCCGAGGCCGAACTGGTGGGCGGCCTTGTAGAAGTAGTCCTTGGGGGTCTTCTTCGGGTTGATGCCGCCGTCCTTCTTCCACTCGTTGTCGGCGAGGCCGTAGAAGACGGTGTCGCAGGAGACCTCGAGGGCCCGGCCGAGTGAGATGGGGCCGAAGTTCTCGCCCTCGAAGTTCTTGAAGACCTGGCTGCCCACGGAGTAGGAGCTCGTGCAGGGGTAGTTGCCGTCGAAGTCGTAGCCGGCCTCGACCGCGGCGGCCGTGGAGACGACCTTGAACGTCGAACCGGGCGCGGACTGACCCTGTATGGCCCTGTTGAGCAGCGGGTAGTCGGAGCCCTTGCCGGTGAGCCGCGTGTAGTCCTTGGCGGAGATGCCGCCGACCCAGGCGTTCGGGTCGTACGTCGGGTTGGACGCCATGGCGACGATCCGGCCGGTCTTGGCCTCCATCACGACGACCGCGCCGGAGTCGGCCTTGTAATTCTCGCTGGTGATCTTGTCGTACTGGGTACGGGCGATCTTCATCGCGTTGTTCAGCTCGTACTCGGCGACGCGCTGGACCCGGGCGTCGATGCTGGTGACGAGGTTCGCACCGGACTCGGCCTTGTCGCTCTTGGCCTTGCCGATGACACGGCCCAGGTTGTCGACCTCGTAGCGGGTGACGCCGGCCTTGCCGCGCAGTTCCTTGTCGTACTGGCGCTCGAGACCGGAGCGGCCGACCTGGTCGGAGCGCAGGTACGGCGACTCGGTGTCCTTGGCCTTGGTGATCTCGGCGTCGGTGACGGGCGAGAGGTAGCCGAGGACCTGTGCGGCGTTGGACTTGCCGGGAGCGGCGTAGCGCCGTACGGCCTCGGGCTCGGCGGTGATGCCGGGGAAGTCCTCGGAGCGCTCACGGATCTGCAGGGCCTGCTTGGCGGTGGCCTCGTCCGTGATGGGGATCGGCTGGTAGGGCGAGCCGTTCCAACAGGGCTGCGGGGTCTTCGCGTCGCACAGCCGGACCTTCTGGATGACGTCCTCGGGCTTCTCGCCGAGCACGCCGGCGAGCTTGGTCAGGACCGCCTTGCCGTCGTCCTTCATCTTCAGGAGGTCGGTGCGCGAGGCGGAGACCACGAGCCGGGTCTCGTTGTCGGCGATCGGCACACCGCGCGCGTCGAGGATCGAGCCGCGCACGGCGGGCTGGACGACCTGCTGGACGTGGTTGCCGGAGGCTTCCTTGGCGTACTCGTCGCCGTTGCGGATCTGGAGGTACCAGAGGCGGCCGCCGAGGGTGCCGAGGAGGGAGAGCACGAGAATCTGGATGACGACGAGTCGGATCTGGACCCGTGGGGTCCTGCCGGTCTCGGGGATGTTGGTCACTGCTGCTGCCTCCCCCTCTCAGTGTGTGTACGAGACATACGAATACCCGGCCAACCTGTGTACGCCAGCCACGGCGCCCGGAGTGAACTCATCCGCGGTCACAGTCGCTTGACCCCCTTGATGCGCCCCGCGCGGGCGACGCGCGCCCTGGCCGCCTTGACCCGCATACCGCGCTGGCTGCCGATGCGCAGACCGGTGCCGGAGGCGAGCCACCCCGAGGAGACATCGGCGGCCTTGGCCGACGCGCCGGACTCGCCGAGCGGGTTGTTCTCCGCGCGCCGGGCCAGCGCCATCAGGCCCGGCACCACGAACGGCGCGAGCAGCAAGTCGTACAGCGCGGCCGTGAACAGCAGGCTGCCGAGGCCCACATGGCGGGCGGCGGTGTCGCCGACGAGGGCGCCGACACCGGCGTAGAGCAGGGTGGAACCGACCGCGGCGGCGACGACCACGGCCATCGGTCCGGTCGCGGACTTGAGCTGGCCGTTCTCCGGCTTCACCAGACCGGCGAGATAGCCGATGACGCACAGCACGAGGGCGTAGCGCCCGGCGGCGTGGTCGGCGGGCGGGGCGAGGTCGGCGAGCAGGCCCGCGCCGAAGCCGATGAGGGC
This window encodes:
- the mrdA gene encoding penicillin-binding protein 2; this translates as MTNIPETGRTPRVQIRLVVIQILVLSLLGTLGGRLWYLQIRNGDEYAKEASGNHVQQVVQPAVRGSILDARGVPIADNETRLVVSASRTDLLKMKDDGKAVLTKLAGVLGEKPEDVIQKVRLCDAKTPQPCWNGSPYQPIPITDEATAKQALQIRERSEDFPGITAEPEAVRRYAAPGKSNAAQVLGYLSPVTDAEITKAKDTESPYLRSDQVGRSGLERQYDKELRGKAGVTRYEVDNLGRVIGKAKSDKAESGANLVTSIDARVQRVAEYELNNAMKIARTQYDKITSENYKADSGAVVVMEAKTGRIVAMASNPTYDPNAWVGGISAKDYTRLTGKGSDYPLLNRAIQGQSAPGSTFKVVSTAAAVEAGYDFDGNYPCTSSYSVGSQVFKNFEGENFGPISLGRALEVSCDTVFYGLADNEWKKDGGINPKKTPKDYFYKAAHQFGLGKETGVDLPNEVTGRVPDRQWKQNYWKANKAVWCKTGKKNGDYVQRIAYENCLEGNKMREGDSINYSIGQGDTLVTPIQEAMIYGAIANGGTVHTPTIGKAIVSADGRSVKEIKPQVRGKLPVSKATLKGMNAALEGVVTRGTAAWKFGGWPQDKIPLHAKTGTAEVYGKQTTSWLATYSKDYTIVMTIAQAGTGSGASGEAVRNIYNALYGVSPDGAVDKKKALLPTPQKSLPKIQPDGSIDSPEISKDPAKDQQANKKDTSDTTDQNQDGATTPSPNTSNRDTRRRAQRPRKRRRTRILT
- the rodA gene encoding rod shape-determining protein RodA, which produces MTGANNFSVSGYGPERGGMSRLLARDSLARRLDWPILLSAVALSLIGSALVYSATRNRTEINQGDPYYFLIRHLMNTGIGIALMIGTVWLGHRTLRTAVPILYGLSVFMILLVLTPLGATINGQRNWLVAGGLSLQPAEFTKITIILGMAMLLASRVDAGDKQYPDHRTVLQALGLAAVPMMIVMLMPDLGTIMVAVIIVLGVLLASGASNRWVFGLLGAGALGAVAIWQLKILDEYQINRFAAFANPDLDPAGVGYNTNQARIAIGSGGLFGTGLGHGSQTTGQFVPEQQTDFVFTVAGEELGFVGAGLILFLLGVVLWRACRIARETTELYGTIVAAGIIAWFAFQAFENIGMTLGIMPVAGLPLPFVSYGGSSMFAVWVAVGLLQSIRVQRPMSA
- the mreD gene encoding rod shape-determining protein MreD, translating into MRLNRMLLSTTLVVVALVIQVSVLARLHLPGAVPDLVLLTVLALAMVYGHVGGALIGFGAGLLADLAPPADHAAGRYALVLCVIGYLAGLVKPENGQLKSATGPMAVVVAAAVGSTLLYAGVGALVGDTAARHVGLGSLLFTAALYDLLLAPFVVPGLMALARRAENNPLGESGASAKAADVSSGWLASGTGLRIGSQRGMRVKAARARVARAGRIKGVKRL